In the genome of Campylobacter helveticus, the window ACCCTTATCCTTAAATTCGCTGCGTGAGTCAGTGCTATGGCTATGGCGTCTGTGATGTCTAAAGGCTTGATGTCCTTTGAAATCCCCAAAAGTCTTTTTACCATAAAAGCGACTTGTTCTTTACTTGCCTTTGCTTTTCCTGTGATGGTTTTTTTGATTTGTAGGGGGGTATATTCTGCAAATTCGCCGTGAAGTTGTAAAATCTTAAGACTTAAAGCACCACGAAACTGCGCAAGTTTCAACACACTTTGGGGATTATAA includes:
- the ruvC gene encoding crossover junction endodeoxyribonuclease RuvC → MKILGIDPGSRFCGYAILEATKSKNSLIEAGLIKIKPSTLQYQITELCEGLDLIFKAHYFDEVAIEDIFFAYNPQSVLKLAQFRGALSLKILQLHGEFAEYTPLQIKKTITGKAKASKEQVAFMVKRLLGISKDIKPLDITDAIAIALTHAANLRIRV